The genomic DNA CAAGGGAGACCTTTACGGGCGACTTGCCGGATTGGCTGTTCACCTGGTAGATTTCGCTGCTTTCCAGTGTGCGGCTAATTTTGCCATCGATGTCATTTAGCAAGGCTTCAATTTCGTTAAAATGCTGACGTGAGGCGCGATCATCGTATATTTTTACGTTGACGACGGTGTCGAATATGAAGAACGTTTCTCCCATCGGCTTCGCGGTCTCATGCGAATTTGCCGTCTTATCGCTGGATGCTCCGGAGTCCTGGGACAGGCCCGGATCTGTGCCGCAGCCAGCCAATAAAGCCGTTGATAGTAGTAGCGTTATTCCTAGGGTAATTAGTCTATTGTGCTTCATTTTACGCCGCCTCATTTCATTTGCTTCTAAATTGATTCATTCAAATTTATTGTATCAAGAGTGGGAAAACGTTTAAAGTACTTTTTTTCACAAAGTAATGATTATTCCATTAAAATCCTTTTAAAGTGAGGGATTTGTGACAACTAGGAAAATGAGAGAAATCGCACAGGTTAGTCATTGAACAGGGGGTATAATGAGATCATCTAAGATTTATATAATCAAAAAATAAGGGAGTTTTCTCTATGAAACGTGGAGATATCCTGCTGACCGGCTTGATTGTCGTCATTGCTCTGGCATTTCTGGTTCCAAGGTGGTTTTTTGACAATTTAAGTGAAAACAATCACAATGACAATCCGCTTGTCGCAAATATCAAGGTCGATGGAAAGCTGGTCCGATCCGTGGAGCTCACGGAAGAGGAGCAAATTATTGAAATCAAAACGGAGGACGGCCTCAACATTTTGAAGGTGCATGATTATGGCATAGAAATGATTGAGGCGGATTGTCCCGACCAGCTGTGCCTGACCTTCGGGTTTGTGCAGCGCAACGGAGGCACGATCGTCTGTCTCCCGCACAAAATGATCGTAGAAATTGAAGGAGCTTCCGGGGAAGGAGATGAGATCGATGCCGTCGTTAAATAAACCAGTCACACCGAGAACGCTTGGGGGAGAGTCATCCACTCTCATATTGAAAAGAACGGTCATCGTCGCGATTTTCGCTGCGGTTGCGGTCGTGCTGAGCCTGATTGAATCGCTGATACCGATCAATATGGGCGTGCCTGGCGCCAAGCTGGGGCTGGCGAATATTATGGTGCTGACCTGCCTTTATTTTCTGCGGGCGAGGGACGCCTTGATGATGGTGCTGCTGAAAACACTGCTTACTGCTTTTATTTTCGGTACATTCTCCAGCTTCCTCTTCAGCATTATGGGCGCGCTGTTCAGCTTTGCGGCAATGTGGTTCCTGCTCCTGGCAGGACGCAAGAGACTAAGTATGATCGGCATTAGCATCGTCGGGGGGATTGCCCATAACATCGGACAGCTTACTGCGGCATCGCTGTATTTTCTGACGACGAAAATATTCTATTACTTGCCGATGCTGCTTATTACAGGGGTGCTGACGGGGATTGCGGTCGGGATTGCGGTTCGCTATTTGATTCCTGCGCTTTCCAGGTTGTCGTTGTTTGAATCTTTTTTGGCGGATTAAGGGGGTGAGGAGATGGCTGCAGCAACATTCGCTTACGAATTGAACGGCGTTTCCTTCGCATATGCGCCGGATGCCCCGGTTCTGGATGAGGTAACGCTTCGCATAGCTTCCGGAAGCTGGGTCTCGATCGTCGGCCCTAATGGCTGCGGCAAATCGACCCTTGCCAAGCTGCTGGGCGGATTGCTGGCCGCGAATAGCGGTACGATCATGGTAGAAGGCCGCGAGCTGACCCAGGATTCGGTTTGGGAGATCCGTCCACGGATCGGCATGGTGTTCCAGAATCCGGATAACCAGTTTATCGGCTCCACGGTGGAGGAGGATATCGCCTTTGGATTGGAAGGGCGCTGCCTCTCCCGCGAGGAAATGATCGATCGGGTAACGCGTTACGCCGAGAAGCTGGAAATTAGCCATCTGCTAAACAAGCACCCGGCGGTGCTGTCCGGGGGGCAGAAGCAGCGGGTAGCGATCGCTGCGATCCTGGCGATGGAGCCGGGCATCGTGATTTTCGATGAAGCCTCCTCCATGCTGGATGAGAAGGCGCGCGGCGAACTGCTGCATATCTGGCAGGACATGCGCAGCAGCGGTGATTACACGCTCATCTCGATTACGCATGACGCAGAAGAGATTATGGCTTCGGACCGGGCGATCGTGCTCCGGGGCGGGGCCATTGCTGCTGATGCAGCTCCGGCGGAGCTGTTCGAGGATGAGGAGCTGCTGCAGGCTTGCCGCTTGATCGCGCCTTACCGGGTCAGGCTGGTGCAGGAATTGCGGAAGCGGGGGCTGTGTGGAGAAGGCATTCTCCCTGGCTGGCAAACGAGGAGGCGGTGACACTATGGCTATTACATTCGAGGAAGTCAGCTATGCATACGATGACCGCAGCTTATGGCGGAGCGGGGCGCTGGAGGGTGTCAATCTCCATATACAGCCTGGAACATTCACGGGAATTGCCGGGACGACGGGCTCCGGCAAGTCGACGCTGCTGCAGCATTTCAACGGCATCCTGAAGCCGACCGCAGGGCGTGTGCGGGTCTTAGATGTGCTGATAGGCGCCCAGGAGAAGGCACCAAAAATGCGCGAGCTGCGCAGGCGGGTCGGACTCGTGTTTCAATTTCCTGAACAGCAGCTGTTCGAGGATACGGTGGAGAAGGATATTTGCTTCGGACCGCTCAACTTCGGAATGTCTCTCGCGGAAGCGAAGGAGCGGGCGAAATGGGCCTTGTCCCTGCTTGGGCTGGATGAATCGATTCTGCAGAGGAATCCTTTCCAGCTCAGCGGCGGCCAAATGCGCAAGGTAGCCATTGCTTCCGTTCTGGCCATGGACCCGGAGGTCATTGCCCTAGACGAGCCGACAGCGACCCTTGATCCACAGAGCCGGGCCGAGCTGGCTGCGCTGCTGTCGAAGCTGCACCGGGAGCAAGGGAAGACGGTCATCGTCGTGACGCACCGGATGGAGGAACTGCTGCCCTATGTGGACGGCTGGATCGTGATGAAGGGCGGCCGGACGCTGTTTCAGGGGCCGACGGATGCCATGGTCAGAGAAGCCGCCTTCCTGGAACAGGAGGGGCTGGCCCTTCCGGATTGCATCATGCTCTGGAATAGGCTGGCGGCCGAGTACGGGCTGGAGGCGGAGAAGCCGTGCTTAACGCCGGAATCATTGGCTGAACGTCTCGCCGAGGTGTTCTCGGGGGGAGGAACATTAAGAGACAGAGAGGGGAGATGGGCATGCGGGGAAAACTGCTGATTGGCCGGAGCATCGATACCGGTTCATGGGTTCACGGCCTCGACCCGCGGGCGAAGCTGACGGCTATGGTGCTGTATCTCATTGCAATAGTCGCCGTGGGCTCATGGCCTGCGCTTGGCGTTGCCGCCGTTTTTTCCCTCACTTATATGACGGCAACGAAGATTCCGCTCAAGTATTACGTCAAGGCGGCGAAGCCTCTCTGGGTGTTGATGGTGTTTATCTTCGCCGTCCAGTGCTTTACGGTGACCGAGGGAACGGCGCTGTGGCAGATCGGTTCATGGACGCTGTATTCCGGAGGAGTCAGCCTCGGGCTGATCTCGGCTTCGCGGATGGCGCTGCTCGTATCTTTTACCGCGATACTGACCTTCACGACAACGCCCGGGCTGCTGAATCAAGGAATGGCCGGTGTGTTGAAGCCGTTTGAAGCCATTGGATTATCCGCGCAGCGCCTGACCTTAATGATGAGCATTGCCCTGCGGTTCATCCCGACGATTCTCGACGAGTCGCAGAAGATCGTGAAGGCGCAGGCCGCCCGGGGCGCCGATTTGCGCGAGCTGCCGTGGAAAGAGAAAGGGAAGATGCTGGTATCTTTGCTCGTTCCGGTGACGGTAGGGGCTTTTCGCCGGGCGGAGGAGCTGGTGCTGTCTATGGAATCGAGAGGCTATCGGATCGGTGCGCCGCGCTCGGAATATCACTTGCTCGTCTGGAAGCGCCGGGACACCTGGTTCATTTTATCATTTGCAATCCTGGCTGCCAGCGTGCTGACGTATAGGATTTTGATGTAAAAAAAGCATGGGGACGAGGGATTCATCGCGTGCACGGCAACACAGGGCTGTTTGGAATGACAAATGCACAGTGAAGAATATCACAATAAACTTAACTTTATCAATATAGACTGCTAGTACAGCTTAGTTGATTGAGGCAGGAAGGGGAGAAACGCTGTGGCACGTTATTTTAATGGAAAAGAAGTGGAGCTGCTTGCGCCAGCGGGAACGTTTGAAATCTTCAAGAAAGTGATCCGCGCCAATTGCGATGCTGTTTATTTCGGGGGACCGAGCCTCAATATGCGCATGATGCGCAAAGGATATAATTTCAGCCGGCCGGAGATGGTGGAGGCGATCCAGCTAGCCCATAGCTTGGACAAAAAAGTCTACGTCACGGTAAACAACCTGCTTAACGAAGGGGAGATCGAAGAGGCGCGGGAATATTTGCGCTTTCTGGAGCAGGCGGGGCCGGATGCCATCATCGTGCAGGATTTCGCTGTGCTGGCGCTCATTCAGGACATGGGCTTGAAGCTTCCCGTGCACTCCTCGGTCATGATGAATGTGCATAACCGTGAGATGATCGAGGCGCTAAGCCAGATGGGTGTCACTCGGGTCGTGACATCCCGGGAGATGGATTTGCTGACCACGCGGTATTTGCGGGAGACGACCGGCATGGAGCTGGAATACTTCATTCACGGCGATATGTGCTCGGTGCATGGGGCGAATTGCTATTTCAGCTCCCTTGTGTTCGGAATGAGCAGCAATCGGGGTAAATGCCTGAAGCCATGCCGCTGGGACTACCGGGTGAAGAAGGGCGGCTTCGTATATCCTTCCGAATATCCGCTGGCTGTGAAGGATATGTTCATGTACGAGCATATTCCCGAGCTGATTCATGGCGGAGTGACGTCTTTTAAAATCGAAGGACGCATGCGCGACACCGAGTTTGTGCTGATGCTGGTCAATGCGTATGGAGACGCGATTGACCGGTATATCGATGATCCTGTGGGCTTTGAACGGAGCCGGGATACCCAGCTGCTGTACGACAACCGCAAGCGCGATTTGTCCACCGGTTATGCG from Paenibacillus woosongensis includes the following:
- a CDS encoding NusG domain II-containing protein; translation: MKRGDILLTGLIVVIALAFLVPRWFFDNLSENNHNDNPLVANIKVDGKLVRSVELTEEEQIIEIKTEDGLNILKVHDYGIEMIEADCPDQLCLTFGFVQRNGGTIVCLPHKMIVEIEGASGEGDEIDAVVK
- a CDS encoding Gx transporter family protein: MPSLNKPVTPRTLGGESSTLILKRTVIVAIFAAVAVVLSLIESLIPINMGVPGAKLGLANIMVLTCLYFLRARDALMMVLLKTLLTAFIFGTFSSFLFSIMGALFSFAAMWFLLLAGRKRLSMIGISIVGGIAHNIGQLTAASLYFLTTKIFYYLPMLLITGVLTGIAVGIAVRYLIPALSRLSLFESFLAD
- a CDS encoding energy-coupling factor transporter ATPase, with amino-acid sequence MAAATFAYELNGVSFAYAPDAPVLDEVTLRIASGSWVSIVGPNGCGKSTLAKLLGGLLAANSGTIMVEGRELTQDSVWEIRPRIGMVFQNPDNQFIGSTVEEDIAFGLEGRCLSREEMIDRVTRYAEKLEISHLLNKHPAVLSGGQKQRVAIAAILAMEPGIVIFDEASSMLDEKARGELLHIWQDMRSSGDYTLISITHDAEEIMASDRAIVLRGGAIAADAAPAELFEDEELLQACRLIAPYRVRLVQELRKRGLCGEGILPGWQTRRR
- a CDS encoding energy-coupling factor transporter ATPase is translated as MAITFEEVSYAYDDRSLWRSGALEGVNLHIQPGTFTGIAGTTGSGKSTLLQHFNGILKPTAGRVRVLDVLIGAQEKAPKMRELRRRVGLVFQFPEQQLFEDTVEKDICFGPLNFGMSLAEAKERAKWALSLLGLDESILQRNPFQLSGGQMRKVAIASVLAMDPEVIALDEPTATLDPQSRAELAALLSKLHREQGKTVIVVTHRMEELLPYVDGWIVMKGGRTLFQGPTDAMVREAAFLEQEGLALPDCIMLWNRLAAEYGLEAEKPCLTPESLAERLAEVFSGGGTLRDREGRWACGENC
- a CDS encoding energy-coupling factor transporter transmembrane component T family protein, which produces MRGKLLIGRSIDTGSWVHGLDPRAKLTAMVLYLIAIVAVGSWPALGVAAVFSLTYMTATKIPLKYYVKAAKPLWVLMVFIFAVQCFTVTEGTALWQIGSWTLYSGGVSLGLISASRMALLVSFTAILTFTTTPGLLNQGMAGVLKPFEAIGLSAQRLTLMMSIALRFIPTILDESQKIVKAQAARGADLRELPWKEKGKMLVSLLVPVTVGAFRRAEELVLSMESRGYRIGAPRSEYHLLVWKRRDTWFILSFAILAASVLTYRILM